The Candidatus Nanohalovita haloferacivicina genome has a window encoding:
- a CDS encoding tyrosine-type recombinase/integrase, producing the protein MRRPGSVTDVTMRKGVRKSVAQQPTDTHRETTTMTNYDSSDIHRRLETLKNKNCVSQRNAQLLDEFVEELQARDGTSDSRTVWYISKFSTILQQYLRKDRFEKDTRIDRTLEHDQLDELTKSDLLAVIGVMKKLPMNDLWTERAETKDGILTPLQAKERLSEEAFNSLEKIDSDSMKYKDYEPSEEIFNQLQDYSAAKVEDGDYKLTEFGENIKDVSEPEKYAEKTMNGFKTAFKMFLKLRHPLKMDRPRRVKRIIQSGILKGNTDADRKTELHLFSPEQIWKMVEAARNPRDALLPILCLDAGARNKEIRKVKLSDIEKQSETWIVEFIDSKNGKPPRDLPLTHCIEQLRAWLESHPRKDDPDAPLFVTLNDKGDGEKGSELKKENINKILKRLAKRADVVDNPETVKVYDFRHSSATFRGTEQDWGVSRMMYWYAWKKPDRAKTYCHEDNKRMTEAILKDKGIKTEDNSNNSMQMQECPRCEEKRPANAEYCPKCSLPLDSETAMRDADLKKAAKILVDMKLDEKIEDEELKGRLQRVREGI; encoded by the coding sequence GTGCGGCGTCCGGGATCAGTGACGGATGTGACGATGCGGAAGGGGGTTAGAAAGTCGGTTGCACAACAACCGACCGACACGCATCGTGAAACAACAACCATGACAAACTACGACAGTTCCGACATACACAGAAGACTCGAAACCCTCAAAAACAAAAACTGCGTCTCACAACGCAACGCACAACTTCTCGACGAGTTCGTAGAAGAACTCCAGGCAAGAGACGGCACAAGCGACAGCAGAACAGTCTGGTACATCTCCAAATTCTCCACAATCCTACAACAATACCTTCGAAAAGACAGGTTCGAGAAAGACACACGGATCGACAGAACACTGGAACACGACCAGCTGGACGAACTCACCAAGTCCGACCTACTCGCAGTAATCGGCGTGATGAAGAAACTGCCGATGAACGACCTCTGGACAGAAAGAGCAGAAACCAAAGACGGAATCCTCACACCACTACAGGCTAAAGAAAGGCTTTCAGAGGAAGCATTCAACAGCCTGGAAAAGATCGACTCCGACTCCATGAAATACAAGGACTACGAACCCAGCGAAGAAATCTTCAACCAACTCCAAGACTACTCTGCAGCAAAAGTAGAAGACGGCGACTACAAGCTTACAGAGTTCGGAGAGAACATCAAAGATGTCAGCGAACCTGAGAAGTATGCAGAGAAAACCATGAACGGGTTCAAGACCGCCTTCAAGATGTTTCTCAAACTCCGCCACCCCTTGAAGATGGACAGACCACGGAGAGTCAAGAGAATCATCCAGTCAGGAATCCTCAAAGGCAACACAGACGCAGACAGAAAAACCGAACTACACCTGTTCAGCCCCGAACAAATCTGGAAAATGGTTGAGGCAGCGAGAAACCCTAGAGACGCTCTACTGCCAATCCTATGTCTGGACGCAGGAGCCAGGAACAAGGAAATCAGGAAAGTAAAGCTCTCCGACATCGAAAAGCAGTCCGAAACATGGATAGTCGAGTTCATCGACTCCAAAAACGGAAAACCGCCAAGAGACCTGCCACTGACACACTGTATCGAACAGCTACGGGCATGGCTCGAAAGCCACCCACGGAAAGACGATCCTGACGCTCCACTGTTCGTAACACTTAACGACAAGGGCGACGGAGAGAAAGGCAGCGAACTCAAGAAAGAAAACATCAACAAGATCCTGAAACGGTTAGCCAAGAGAGCAGACGTAGTAGACAATCCAGAAACTGTCAAAGTCTACGATTTCAGGCACTCATCCGCCACATTCAGAGGCACAGAGCAGGACTGGGGAGTATCCAGGATGATGTACTGGTATGCGTGGAAAAAGCCAGACCGGGCGAAAACCTACTGCCACGAGGATAACAAGCGGATGACAGAAGCTATCTTGAAAGACAAAGGAATCAAGACCGAGGACAACAGCAATAACTCGATGCAGATGCAGGAATGCCCACGCTGCGAGGAAAAACGACCCGCCAACGCCGAATACTGCCCAAAATGCTCTCTACCTTTGGACAGCGAGACAGCCATGAGAGACGCAGACCTCAAGAAAGCAGCCAAAATCCTCGTAGACATGAAACTTGACGAAAAAATCGAAGACGAAGAACTCAAAGGACGCCTACAACGAGTCAGAGAAGGAATCTAA
- a CDS encoding thioredoxin domain-containing protein gives MTEEIQINLDVRHAIIGVFILGILTGFLAGLVTSTQLSGAENVAQQPSQENNNPSPRPTGQADSEVDISFETEGEPVIGQEDAPVTIAYWGDYQCPFCKRFEQRTFPQLKNNYISEGKVRFVFKDFQFLGPDSKTAGIASECVWKQVGNSNPDAFWNWHASMFDNQDGENSGWGNKQDITSMTQQVSGVNADQLSSCMENNQQKFQDEMDKDKSEGQSVGVTGTPGFVIYKTGSNSGQQITGAQPFSRFESVISQVQNSDPGTETTGENEQVDKTIQVSGTEYSFSPSTIKVGKGQTVEIEFSNTGSIPHDMKIPSLGTGSKVIQPGQTDSFTFTAPKSGTFPISFECSLPGHAANGMKGQLKTG, from the coding sequence ATGACCGAAGAAATACAGATTAATCTTGATGTAAGACATGCGATAATTGGAGTATTCATACTTGGAATCTTAACCGGCTTCCTGGCAGGATTAGTTACATCAACTCAGCTTTCAGGAGCCGAAAATGTTGCACAACAGCCTTCACAGGAAAATAATAATCCTTCTCCGCGGCCTACCGGTCAGGCTGATTCAGAAGTAGATATTAGCTTCGAAACAGAAGGGGAGCCTGTGATCGGTCAGGAGGATGCACCGGTCACGATCGCTTACTGGGGAGACTACCAGTGTCCTTTCTGTAAACGATTCGAGCAGAGGACATTCCCTCAGCTGAAAAACAACTACATTTCAGAAGGAAAAGTAAGGTTCGTATTCAAAGACTTCCAGTTCCTCGGTCCGGATTCAAAAACCGCTGGAATAGCCTCTGAATGCGTCTGGAAACAGGTCGGAAATTCTAACCCTGATGCCTTCTGGAACTGGCACGCCTCGATGTTCGACAACCAAGACGGAGAAAACAGCGGCTGGGGTAACAAGCAGGACATAACTTCGATGACGCAACAAGTTTCAGGAGTAAATGCAGACCAACTTTCAAGCTGCATGGAGAACAACCAGCAGAAGTTCCAAGACGAAATGGATAAAGACAAAAGTGAAGGACAGTCTGTAGGAGTCACAGGAACACCAGGATTCGTAATATACAAGACAGGTTCAAACTCTGGACAGCAGATTACCGGTGCACAGCCATTCAGCCGGTTTGAATCAGTTATCAGCCAAGTTCAAAACTCTGATCCAGGAACCGAGACAACAGGAGAAAACGAACAGGTTGACAAGACCATACAAGTCTCAGGGACAGAGTACAGTTTCTCACCTTCCACAATAAAAGTCGGAAAAGGCCAGACTGTGGAAATAGAATTTAGCAACACAGGCAGTATTCCCCACGACATGAAGATTCCAAGCCTTGGAACAGGTTCAAAAGTTATACAGCCAGGTCAAACAGACTCCTTCACATTTACAGCACCAAAATCAGGAACCTTCCCTATAAGCTTCGAATGCAGCCTCCCAGGTCACGCAGCGAACGGGATGAAAGGACAGCTAAAGACAGGTTGA
- a CDS encoding C2H2-type zinc finger protein, with the protein MGEFECDKCDRGFSSEEALEQHKQDYDHSKLKECSKCGEKFRSKEKYSEHKKTHWGPVRRHIFADHYVLGGLALIGLVIALGLGLNALPSGGSSQESIPEDVGQTVSITGGDFYFNPSTSRINDTGKIRVRFTNQGGVSHNLRLTGIGKGTSVIPPGQSEAFTFNASKDGETPIAFECTLPGHAERGMVGRFTST; encoded by the coding sequence GTGGGGGAATTTGAATGTGACAAGTGCGATAGAGGCTTCAGTTCCGAGGAGGCGTTGGAGCAGCATAAACAGGACTACGATCACAGCAAGCTGAAGGAATGCTCGAAATGCGGTGAAAAATTCAGATCCAAGGAAAAATACAGTGAGCACAAGAAAACGCATTGGGGTCCGGTACGAAGACACATCTTCGCTGACCATTATGTTTTAGGAGGACTAGCTCTGATAGGCCTTGTAATCGCGCTGGGACTGGGCTTAAACGCACTTCCTTCTGGCGGCTCCAGTCAAGAATCCATACCTGAAGATGTAGGCCAGACTGTCAGTATAACCGGAGGAGATTTCTACTTCAATCCTTCCACGAGCCGGATAAACGATACAGGCAAGATAAGAGTGAGGTTTACCAATCAGGGAGGTGTTAGTCACAATCTCAGACTGACCGGTATCGGGAAGGGGACAAGTGTCATCCCGCCAGGCCAATCTGAAGCATTCACCTTCAACGCTTCAAAAGACGGGGAAACACCTATAGCGTTTGAATGCACGCTACCAGGTCATGCCGAAAGAGGCATGGTAGGAAGATTCACTTCAACATAG
- the pepF gene encoding oligoendopeptidase F, translating to MSVKEREEISEEYKWNVEKVYSSTEQWEKDFERAKELAEGLKKYQGQLTDSPEKFSEFMDKYSEAKTLVSQLSSYARMRRDEDTRKEEYQALAARASSLSSKISSDTSFVEVEIQEASDEKYRKLAESEETQEYSHFLEKIRDKKDHTRSEEIEQILSNLGEVLSSPSDIYSTFTNADLEFPSIEKDGEKVEITQSNFTKLLKESDRGLREEVFNKFYDRFNDFDNTVAQSLDKEARTNSKFAEIRDYNSSLESALDGKNVPEQVFNDLIESVNSNFDPLHRHQELKRKVLGVDELKMWDVYMPMADSDIEITYEEAKEHILNALEPMGEEYVEAARKGLESGWVDVYENKGKRSGAYSGGGYGTDPYILMNFHEDVQSMYTLAHELGHSMHSYFTESEQPYIYSNYGIFLAEIASTVNEQLLTEYLLKQTDNEELKKHALDYQLENFRNTLFRQTMFAEFEKEIHEAVEDGEVLTSGMLNEKYRNLKEKYYENADVDDRIAREWMRIPHFYYNFYVYQYATGISAATNIREKLVEDGRNQDYLEFLKSGGSNYPLETLQIMDIEADRHTFDEAIQEYRRYLKKAEDLFL from the coding sequence ATGTCAGTAAAAGAGCGGGAAGAAATTTCTGAAGAATACAAATGGAACGTAGAAAAAGTATACAGCTCAACAGAACAATGGGAAAAAGACTTTGAAAGAGCAAAAGAACTTGCAGAAGGCCTCAAAAAATATCAAGGCCAGCTAACAGACTCGCCGGAAAAATTCTCCGAATTCATGGACAAATACTCGGAAGCAAAAACCCTGGTAAGCCAGCTATCCTCATACGCCAGAATGCGCAGAGACGAAGACACAAGAAAAGAAGAATACCAGGCCCTTGCCGCAAGAGCCAGCTCCCTCTCCAGCAAAATATCATCAGACACAAGCTTCGTAGAAGTAGAAATACAGGAGGCCTCAGATGAAAAATACCGGAAACTGGCAGAAAGCGAAGAAACACAGGAATACAGCCACTTCCTGGAAAAAATAAGAGACAAAAAAGACCACACCCGCTCAGAGGAAATAGAACAGATACTATCCAACCTTGGAGAAGTACTCTCCAGCCCCAGCGACATCTACTCCACATTCACCAACGCAGATCTGGAATTCCCTTCAATCGAAAAAGACGGAGAAAAAGTTGAGATAACACAGTCCAACTTCACAAAACTACTGAAAGAAAGCGACAGAGGCCTCAGAGAAGAAGTATTCAACAAGTTCTACGACAGATTCAACGACTTCGACAACACAGTAGCACAGAGCCTCGACAAAGAGGCCCGCACAAACTCAAAGTTCGCAGAAATCAGAGACTACAACTCATCACTGGAATCCGCTCTCGACGGCAAAAACGTACCAGAACAGGTATTCAACGACCTGATAGAAAGCGTGAACTCAAACTTCGACCCGCTACACCGACATCAGGAACTGAAAAGAAAAGTTCTCGGAGTAGACGAACTGAAAATGTGGGACGTCTACATGCCAATGGCCGACTCAGACATAGAAATCACCTACGAAGAGGCCAAAGAACACATTCTAAATGCCCTCGAACCAATGGGAGAAGAATACGTCGAAGCAGCCAGAAAAGGCCTTGAATCAGGATGGGTAGACGTATACGAAAACAAAGGCAAAAGATCAGGAGCCTACAGCGGAGGAGGATACGGAACAGACCCATACATCCTCATGAACTTCCACGAAGACGTCCAGTCAATGTACACACTGGCCCACGAACTAGGCCACTCCATGCACTCCTACTTCACGGAATCAGAGCAGCCATACATCTACAGCAACTACGGAATCTTCCTGGCAGAGATCGCATCCACAGTGAACGAACAACTCCTCACAGAATACCTGCTGAAACAAACAGACAACGAAGAACTCAAGAAACACGCACTGGACTACCAGCTGGAAAACTTCAGAAACACGCTGTTCAGACAGACAATGTTCGCTGAATTCGAGAAAGAGATACACGAAGCAGTGGAAGATGGAGAAGTACTGACATCAGGAATGCTCAACGAAAAATACAGAAACCTCAAAGAAAAATACTACGAAAACGCCGACGTAGACGACAGAATCGCAAGAGAATGGATGAGAATACCACACTTCTACTACAACTTCTACGTATACCAGTACGCCACAGGAATCTCCGCAGCAACCAACATCAGAGAAAAACTCGTAGAAGACGGGAGAAACCAAGACTACCTAGAATTCCTGAAATCCGGCGGCAGCAACTACCCACTGGAAACCCTCCAAATCATGGACATAGAGGCCGACAGACACACATTCGACGAAGCAATACAGGAATACAGAAGATACCTGAAGAAAGCAGAAGACCTATTCCTCTAG
- a CDS encoding HD domain-containing protein yields the protein MKVDDRVYGEKEIKEEVIIDLINSKPVQRLKKVHQAGPQPFYMDKKPMTRYEHSIGVFLLLRDHGASIEEQIAGLLHDVPHTAFSHTADFVFDTDDHEYHDRFLEKVVKDSEIPEILEKHGLDLEYILDEENFGLLERDAPDLCADRIDYFLRDSKSYGDWKVEQFVESLTVEDGMFVLDDPDIAVEFAEKYAEADEEWWANPKEVVIIKMFAQALSEAIDTGIMNEEDLFGTDDEVLEKLRESDNQEIKDKLETLKNGFEIETEVEDPDMTVTTKARSVNPPVLHKGKLKRSTDFSEKLKQKIDEHMEYVGSGYQVKIIEK from the coding sequence ATGAAAGTTGACGACCGTGTCTACGGAGAAAAAGAGATCAAAGAAGAAGTAATCATCGACCTAATCAACTCCAAACCAGTCCAGAGACTGAAAAAAGTCCATCAAGCCGGGCCACAACCATTCTACATGGACAAAAAACCGATGACACGGTACGAACACTCCATAGGAGTATTTCTTCTACTGAGAGATCATGGAGCCAGCATAGAAGAACAGATAGCAGGCCTACTACACGACGTACCTCACACAGCATTTTCCCACACAGCAGACTTCGTTTTCGACACCGATGACCACGAATACCACGACAGATTCCTCGAAAAAGTAGTAAAAGACTCAGAAATACCAGAAATACTGGAAAAACACGGCCTCGACCTCGAATATATTCTCGACGAAGAAAATTTCGGCCTGCTGGAAAGAGACGCACCAGATCTATGCGCAGACAGGATTGACTATTTCCTCAGAGACTCAAAGAGCTACGGAGACTGGAAAGTAGAACAATTCGTAGAATCACTGACTGTAGAAGATGGCATGTTTGTACTTGACGATCCAGATATAGCTGTAGAGTTCGCCGAAAAATACGCGGAAGCAGACGAAGAATGGTGGGCCAATCCAAAGGAAGTCGTAATAATTAAGATGTTCGCACAGGCCCTTAGTGAAGCCATTGACACAGGAATAATGAATGAAGAAGATCTCTTCGGCACAGATGACGAAGTACTGGAAAAACTCAGAGAATCAGACAACCAAGAGATCAAAGATAAACTTGAAACACTGAAAAACGGGTTTGAAATAGAAACCGAGGTCGAAGACCCAGACATGACAGTAACAACAAAGGCCAGATCAGTAAACCCTCCAGTACTGCACAAAGGAAAGCTCAAGAGATCAACTGATTTCTCAGAAAAACTTAAGCAAAAAATCGATGAACACATGGAGTACGTAGGCTCAGGTTATCAGGTAAAGATCATAGAAAAATAG
- a CDS encoding DoxX family membrane protein produces the protein MSLYRDFQDFLAQYPLDPYTVFRTGLGLMILLSGIHKLVDPVVWSSYIAPTFADLLNQIDLQNSVFMQINGVFEIIFGTSILLDKYTTAAAGVVTLSLAGIIVNLGLAGTGYLDIIIRDLGLLLLSTGVTLQAVRREKK, from the coding sequence GTGAGTTTATACCGCGATTTTCAGGACTTCTTAGCACAGTATCCGCTAGACCCCTACACCGTTTTCCGGACAGGATTAGGCCTAATGATACTTCTATCTGGAATCCATAAACTGGTCGATCCTGTAGTCTGGTCCAGCTACATAGCTCCAACATTCGCCGACTTATTGAATCAGATAGATCTCCAGAACTCAGTTTTCATGCAGATCAACGGTGTTTTTGAAATCATTTTCGGCACCAGTATTCTACTCGACAAATACACTACAGCAGCGGCAGGGGTCGTCACACTGTCTTTAGCGGGGATTATAGTGAACCTTGGACTGGCAGGAACAGGATATCTCGATATAATAATCAGGGACTTAGGACTGCTACTGCTTTCAACAGGAGTAACTTTACAGGCAGTCCGGAGGGAGAAAAAATGA
- a CDS encoding metal-sulfur cluster assembly factor, whose protein sequence is MVTEEDVRNQLKEVMDPELDINIVDLGLIYEVDVDDEGHVDILMTLTTPGCPLHGVFDEMVKREVGKIEEVDERDIEVELTFEPRWSPEKMSDEARDELGHLPGMQGF, encoded by the coding sequence ATGGTTACAGAGGAAGATGTCAGGAACCAGCTGAAGGAGGTAATGGATCCCGAACTCGATATCAATATCGTGGATCTAGGCCTTATCTACGAAGTAGATGTAGATGATGAAGGCCATGTTGATATACTGATGACACTGACCACTCCTGGCTGCCCGCTTCACGGTGTATTTGATGAAATGGTGAAGAGAGAAGTAGGCAAGATAGAAGAAGTAGATGAAAGAGATATCGAAGTCGAGCTAACATTCGAACCACGCTGGAGTCCTGAAAAAATGAGTGATGAGGCCCGCGATGAGCTAGGCCATCTTCCAGGAATGCAAGGTTTCTAA
- a CDS encoding winged helix-turn-helix domain-containing protein, with protein MDESVLFYFSKGADTRREIIQIVKEKQEDGIYLSEIADKLDMSHVAARKHIELLREEDYLEHINPEGKPKYLRLTKNGERILDEFDG; from the coding sequence ATGGATGAATCCGTACTTTTCTACTTTTCAAAAGGCGCAGACACACGCAGAGAGATAATCCAGATAGTAAAGGAAAAACAGGAGGACGGAATATATCTAAGTGAAATAGCAGATAAACTTGACATGAGCCATGTTGCCGCAAGAAAACATATCGAACTACTTCGAGAAGAAGACTACCTAGAACACATCAACCCAGAAGGAAAGCCAAAATACCTGAGACTTACAAAAAATGGGGAAAGAATATTGGATGAATTCGATGGGTAG
- a CDS encoding NUDIX hydrolase has product MIAAADAKHCPECGSELGSREVEERSRLYCNTCEKVIWRNPKPAAGVLLKKDDEILLIKRGNWPHIDSWSIPAGFIERDEEPVKAAARELEEETNLKISPENLQLLDNLMVKHPDGKHVIVITFTADLDKVEGELEAGDDAQDAKYWNIEELEETGEELESDNLRKFLKQHSKH; this is encoded by the coding sequence ATGATAGCTGCAGCAGACGCTAAACACTGCCCAGAATGCGGATCAGAACTTGGATCCAGAGAAGTAGAGGAACGTAGCAGACTCTACTGCAACACGTGTGAAAAAGTAATCTGGCGCAACCCAAAACCTGCCGCCGGAGTACTTCTCAAAAAAGACGACGAAATTCTCCTGATAAAAAGAGGGAACTGGCCTCACATAGATTCATGGAGCATACCCGCAGGATTCATCGAACGAGACGAAGAACCAGTAAAAGCCGCAGCCAGAGAACTCGAAGAAGAAACCAACCTCAAAATATCACCGGAAAACCTCCAGCTACTGGACAACCTCATGGTAAAACACCCCGATGGAAAACACGTCATAGTAATCACATTCACAGCAGACCTTGACAAAGTAGAAGGAGAACTGGAGGCCGGAGACGACGCACAGGACGCCAAGTACTGGAACATCGAAGAACTGGAAGAAACCGGCGAGGAACTCGAATCCGACAACCTCAGAAAATTCCTCAAACAACATTCAAAGCATTGA
- a CDS encoding cation-translocating P-type ATPase, which translates to MGLHSKPLKEVLSHLETEEEGLTQEEAESRIEEEGKNVIESDDSTSPLKIFLSQFQDNLIYLLFVAGALSLGIGLLPEHSPEYREAGVIFLILIANGTFGFIQDYKAEKSIQALKKMAKPNATVMRGGKKKEISSKDVVPGDIVFLEQGDAVPADARLIEADALEVDESALTGESHEISKQPGQSEENSAVADRKNMVFMNTHVVKGRGKAVVTATGMDTEVGDIAEELDEAEKGQTPFEEEVDKMGKRIGALVVGIISFVALLQFALTGADAITILILAIGLSVAAIPESLPAIVTLTLALGSRKLLEKDALVRRLPVVEALGSVNYIVTDKTGTLTEGAMTVETMYFQGEEFQVTGTGTSTEGRFKRDGHETDSEYLEPLLECGMYCNNSEMTEDGFMGEPTEIALLVSAKKAGLEDNKKRKKSIPFSSDRKKMTVVTEDNQAYMKGAPGAVLERCDRILEDGEEKELTDEKRQELKDKNHEFARDALRVLGFARKEVKGDEEDEEIESDMVFLGLQGMMDPAREEVKEAVGDCRNAGIGVVMATGDNIETAKAIGKELGFNPEGAMRGPEIEEMSDEELQEKVMEVEIFARVSPEHKVRILEALQAQGYNVAMTGDGVNDAPALKNSDVGVAMGQRGTDVAKKSSDMVLQDDNFVTIRDAISEGRAIFDNIRKVTNQLLSTNSGEVMFVFLGTLIGGLFYPEYFASGDAVVLTALMILWVNFASDGPPAIALGEDPKVEGIMERNPRDPDQPILDKKILGMIAVTGPLAALVMLPVFFLNIENFAHAQTMLFMALAFFEIMMFQVIRRDYGLKLTDNKYLIAAILFASLTHLAILYTPLSDVFRVVPLGPQHWIQVAAVLGVFTVLEYSYRRVLSRKFGNRVL; encoded by the coding sequence ATGGGCCTCCACAGCAAACCTCTGAAAGAAGTCCTATCACATCTAGAAACTGAGGAAGAAGGCCTGACACAGGAAGAAGCAGAATCCCGGATAGAAGAGGAAGGAAAAAACGTAATTGAAAGCGACGACTCCACATCACCTCTGAAGATATTTCTCAGCCAGTTTCAGGACAACCTGATCTACCTGCTTTTCGTAGCAGGCGCTCTCTCACTTGGAATCGGCCTTCTACCAGAACACAGCCCAGAGTACAGAGAAGCTGGAGTAATATTTTTGATTCTGATTGCAAACGGAACCTTCGGATTTATACAGGATTACAAGGCTGAGAAATCGATACAGGCCCTGAAAAAAATGGCTAAACCTAATGCCACAGTAATGAGAGGGGGCAAAAAGAAGGAAATAAGCTCGAAAGATGTAGTTCCTGGAGACATTGTATTTCTGGAGCAGGGAGATGCTGTACCTGCAGATGCAAGACTGATAGAGGCCGATGCCCTGGAAGTAGATGAATCAGCACTTACAGGAGAAAGCCATGAAATCTCCAAGCAGCCAGGCCAGTCAGAGGAAAACTCCGCAGTCGCGGATAGGAAAAACATGGTCTTCATGAACACGCACGTGGTCAAAGGCCGTGGGAAAGCAGTTGTCACCGCCACAGGAATGGATACAGAAGTAGGCGACATCGCAGAGGAGCTTGACGAGGCCGAAAAAGGCCAGACACCTTTTGAAGAAGAAGTTGACAAAATGGGCAAAAGAATCGGCGCCCTCGTAGTAGGAATTATTTCATTCGTAGCCCTCCTGCAGTTTGCACTCACAGGAGCAGACGCAATAACCATACTAATACTGGCGATAGGCCTTTCCGTCGCAGCAATACCAGAATCACTTCCTGCAATCGTAACACTGACCCTGGCCCTCGGATCCAGAAAACTACTGGAGAAAGACGCGCTGGTCAGGAGACTTCCTGTAGTAGAGGCCCTTGGATCCGTAAACTACATTGTAACAGATAAAACCGGGACTCTGACAGAAGGCGCAATGACTGTCGAAACCATGTACTTCCAGGGGGAAGAATTCCAGGTAACAGGCACAGGAACTTCTACAGAAGGCCGATTCAAAAGAGACGGACATGAAACAGACTCAGAATACCTTGAACCACTTCTTGAATGTGGAATGTACTGCAACAACTCGGAGATGACAGAAGATGGATTCATGGGTGAACCAACAGAAATCGCGCTACTTGTATCAGCCAAAAAAGCAGGCCTTGAAGACAATAAGAAGAGAAAGAAGAGCATTCCTTTCTCCTCCGACAGAAAAAAAATGACTGTGGTAACAGAGGACAATCAGGCCTACATGAAGGGTGCTCCAGGAGCAGTACTGGAAAGATGCGACAGAATACTTGAAGACGGCGAGGAAAAAGAGCTGACCGACGAAAAAAGACAGGAACTGAAGGACAAAAACCACGAGTTCGCCAGAGACGCACTAAGAGTACTCGGATTCGCAAGAAAAGAAGTCAAAGGTGACGAAGAGGACGAAGAAATAGAGTCAGACATGGTATTCCTGGGCCTCCAGGGAATGATGGATCCAGCCAGAGAAGAAGTAAAAGAAGCAGTAGGAGACTGCAGAAACGCAGGTATCGGAGTGGTAATGGCTACAGGCGACAACATTGAAACAGCAAAGGCCATCGGAAAGGAACTCGGATTCAACCCGGAAGGCGCAATGAGAGGCCCGGAAATAGAGGAAATGAGTGATGAAGAGCTTCAGGAAAAAGTCATGGAAGTCGAGATATTTGCAAGAGTCTCCCCCGAACACAAAGTAAGAATACTTGAAGCACTACAGGCCCAGGGCTACAACGTAGCAATGACCGGAGACGGAGTAAACGATGCGCCGGCCCTCAAAAACTCGGATGTAGGTGTAGCGATGGGCCAGAGAGGAACAGACGTCGCAAAGAAAAGCTCTGACATGGTACTACAGGACGACAACTTCGTAACAATAAGAGACGCAATTTCAGAAGGCCGAGCAATATTTGATAATATCAGAAAGGTTACTAACCAGCTTCTATCCACTAACTCAGGAGAAGTAATGTTCGTATTCCTCGGCACACTTATAGGAGGCCTCTTCTACCCAGAATACTTTGCAAGCGGTGACGCAGTAGTCCTAACTGCGTTAATGATCCTATGGGTAAACTTCGCAAGCGACGGCCCGCCAGCAATAGCACTGGGAGAAGACCCAAAGGTAGAGGGAATAATGGAGAGAAATCCGAGAGATCCAGACCAGCCAATCCTCGACAAAAAGATCCTTGGAATGATTGCGGTAACAGGGCCTCTCGCAGCACTAGTAATGCTGCCCGTATTCTTCCTCAACATTGAGAACTTCGCACACGCCCAGACAATGCTGTTCATGGCCCTGGCATTCTTCGAAATAATGATGTTCCAAGTAATCAGAAGAGACTACGGCCTCAAACTAACAGACAATAAGTACCTGATCGCAGCTATCCTCTTTGCATCACTCACCCATCTAGCAATCCTTTACACACCGCTATCGGATGTCTTTAGAGTAGTGCCTCTAGGCCCACAGCACTGGATACAGGTAGCAGCAGTACTAGGAGTGTTCACAGTCCTCGAATATAGCTACAGAAGAGTCCTCTCCAGAAAATTCGGCAACAGAGTCCTTTAA